From a region of the Pontixanthobacter gangjinensis genome:
- the arfB gene encoding alternative ribosome rescue aminoacyl-tRNA hydrolase ArfB: MDETIAEALRIAEESFIASSGPGGQNVNKVATAVQLRLNVFALRLSPPVFGRLKTLAGTRMTSKGEIVLTARNYRTQEANRDDARGRMIQLLEAAHKEPKLRKKSRVNRIGKEKRIKAKKNRGTIKAGRGKVDW; the protein is encoded by the coding sequence ATGGATGAAACTATCGCTGAAGCGCTTCGGATAGCTGAGGAAAGCTTCATCGCGAGCTCGGGCCCGGGCGGCCAGAATGTCAATAAAGTCGCAACCGCAGTCCAACTGCGGCTTAATGTCTTTGCCTTGCGGCTTAGCCCGCCGGTGTTCGGCCGGCTAAAGACACTTGCCGGAACCCGAATGACCTCCAAGGGCGAGATTGTTCTGACCGCGCGCAATTATCGCACGCAAGAGGCCAATCGCGATGATGCGCGGGGCCGGATGATCCAATTGCTCGAAGCCGCACATAAGGAACCCAAATTGCGCAAGAAAAGCCGGGTGAACCGAATTGGCAAAGAAAAACGCATCAAGGCCAAGAAGAACCGCGGCACGATCAAAGCCGGTCGGGGTAAGGTGGATTGGTAG
- the asd gene encoding archaetidylserine decarboxylase (Phosphatidylserine decarboxylase is synthesized as a single chain precursor. Generation of the pyruvoyl active site from a Ser is coupled to cleavage of a Gly-Ser bond between the larger (beta) and smaller (alpha chains). It is an integral membrane protein.) — MAESERGLDQFSSFNDFFTRSLKPGSRPLADAATEVLSPADGAVSQLGTIKQGRIFQAKGQSYTATELLGGDAALAAKFDGGSFMTIYLSPSDYHRVHMPVGGSLNSTAYIPGELFSVNTVTAENVPRLFSRNERLSCVFDTDHGSVASVMVGAMIVASIETVWSGLVTPHRKSIDIQQFGGAAGPAPKLAAGAEMGRFLLGSTVVLLFEPGKVHWSPELKAGHTLRMGQSIGTFAD, encoded by the coding sequence ATGGCAGAATCTGAGCGCGGACTCGACCAGTTCAGCTCGTTCAACGATTTTTTCACTCGCAGCCTCAAGCCTGGCTCTCGGCCTTTGGCGGATGCGGCGACAGAAGTGCTCAGCCCCGCTGATGGGGCGGTCAGCCAGCTTGGCACAATCAAACAAGGCCGGATATTCCAAGCCAAGGGCCAAAGTTACACCGCTACCGAGTTGCTTGGCGGCGATGCGGCGCTGGCCGCGAAGTTTGATGGCGGCAGTTTCATGACAATTTACCTGTCGCCAAGTGATTACCACAGGGTTCACATGCCCGTCGGTGGATCGCTCAACAGCACTGCCTACATTCCCGGCGAATTGTTCTCGGTCAACACGGTTACTGCAGAAAATGTCCCACGCCTTTTTTCGCGCAATGAGCGCCTGTCTTGCGTGTTCGACACCGATCATGGCTCGGTAGCCAGCGTCATGGTCGGAGCGATGATTGTCGCGAGTATCGAAACTGTTTGGAGCGGACTTGTTACACCGCACCGCAAGTCAATCGACATTCAGCAATTTGGCGGTGCTGCGGGACCAGCGCCTAAATTGGCAGCAGGCGCAGAAATGGGCCGTTTTCTGCTCGGTTCGACTGTGGTGCTCTTGTTCGAGCCAGGCAAAGTGCATTGGTCGCCCGAGCTGAAGGCTGGCCATACGTTGCGAATGGGGCAATCAATCGGAACGTTCGCAGATTAG
- the ribA gene encoding GTP cyclohydrolase II has product MDNGPVLLPVETAIAADATASQMLISAARAATLKLANQRDAAEPHAPVLIRGADSFTLNSARPIADPALDLANPLKGPFKAEKIEWHSAAVAAMELARIAGILPAFMADPENAGEAERVSATDLDAWSDTSQISIATRARLPVAAADDAQIIAFRSADDTREHVALIIGEQDSAREPLVRLHSECLTGDILGSLKCDCGPQLDAALGAMADEAKSGGWGVLLYLRQEGRGIGLVNKLRAYQLQDQGFDTVDANRRLGLPDEARDFPVAARMLELIGVRSIRLMTNNPKKVDALTGAGVIISERVQHQLPDNPHNRQYLATKRDRSGHLLK; this is encoded by the coding sequence ATGGATAATGGTCCGGTTTTATTGCCGGTAGAGACCGCCATAGCGGCGGATGCGACCGCAAGCCAAATGCTTATCTCTGCAGCGCGAGCAGCCACATTGAAGCTCGCCAATCAGCGCGATGCAGCAGAACCACATGCGCCAGTGCTGATTCGGGGCGCAGACTCTTTCACTCTTAATTCGGCACGGCCAATAGCCGACCCCGCCCTCGATCTCGCCAATCCGCTAAAGGGTCCATTCAAGGCGGAAAAGATCGAATGGCACAGCGCTGCCGTCGCGGCGATGGAACTGGCGCGGATCGCAGGCATCCTGCCTGCTTTCATGGCGGACCCTGAAAATGCCGGAGAAGCCGAGCGGGTTTCGGCGACCGACCTGGACGCGTGGTCAGACACTTCACAGATTTCAATTGCGACGCGGGCGCGCTTGCCGGTCGCAGCTGCGGATGATGCGCAGATAATCGCCTTCCGCAGTGCCGATGACACGCGCGAACATGTTGCGTTGATCATTGGTGAGCAGGATTCGGCGCGCGAACCATTGGTGCGGCTGCATTCCGAATGCCTGACCGGCGATATTCTGGGCAGCCTGAAATGCGATTGCGGACCGCAACTGGATGCCGCACTCGGCGCTATGGCGGATGAAGCGAAGTCTGGCGGCTGGGGGGTGCTGCTATATCTAAGGCAAGAAGGCCGCGGGATCGGATTGGTCAACAAATTGCGCGCCTATCAATTGCAAGACCAGGGGTTCGACACTGTCGATGCGAACCGGCGACTTGGCCTTCCCGACGAGGCGCGCGATTTTCCGGTCGCGGCGAGGATGCTGGAGCTTATAGGCGTTCGGTCGATTCGGTTGATGACCAACAATCCGAAAAAGGTCGATGCGCTGACCGGGGCCGGAGTTATCATAAGTGAGCGCGTGCAACATCAACTGCCGGACAACCCGCATAACCGCCAATATCTGGCGACCAAGCGCGACCGCTCAGGGCATTTACTCAAATGA
- the xth gene encoding exodeoxyribonuclease III → MVSVASWNINSVRLRMPIVAQFLTEQAPDVLCLQEIKTVEETFPFEAFNALGYTHHAVHGQKGYHGVATVSRIPMKEFSRHDWQDNGEARHVGVELTGAGQDMVIENVYVPAGGDIPDREQNPKFGQKLDFLGRMTDWAGKIARPTLIVGDFNIAPLESDVWSHKQLLKVVSHTPLEVEVLKRFQDAHGWVDVGREFIRDPERYFSWWSYRSKDYRTGDRGRRLDHMWASPELAAKATSHTVHEDCRGWEKPSDHVPLVTEFDL, encoded by the coding sequence ATGGTTTCAGTTGCATCTTGGAATATCAATTCCGTCCGCCTTCGTATGCCGATTGTCGCGCAGTTCCTGACAGAACAAGCGCCCGATGTTTTGTGTCTTCAAGAAATCAAGACGGTTGAGGAGACCTTCCCGTTCGAGGCTTTCAATGCGCTGGGTTACACCCACCACGCGGTCCATGGGCAAAAGGGATACCATGGTGTCGCGACCGTCAGCCGCATACCGATGAAGGAATTCAGCCGTCATGATTGGCAGGATAATGGTGAGGCGCGCCATGTCGGTGTTGAGCTGACCGGCGCGGGTCAGGATATGGTGATCGAAAATGTCTATGTCCCTGCTGGCGGCGATATTCCAGACCGCGAACAAAATCCCAAATTCGGTCAAAAGCTCGATTTTCTGGGCCGAATGACCGATTGGGCGGGCAAGATTGCACGCCCGACTTTGATCGTTGGCGACTTCAACATTGCACCGCTCGAAAGCGACGTGTGGAGCCACAAACAGTTGCTCAAGGTCGTCAGCCACACGCCTTTGGAAGTAGAAGTGCTCAAGCGCTTCCAAGATGCACATGGCTGGGTCGATGTTGGGCGCGAATTCATCCGGGATCCGGAGCGGTATTTCAGCTGGTGGAGCTATCGCTCGAAAGATTACCGTACAGGCGATCGCGGGCGGCGGCTTGACCATATGTGGGCATCGCCGGAGCTCGCAGCAAAGGCCACTAGCCATACGGTCCATGAGGATTGCCGCGGCTGGGAAAAGCCATCCGATCATGTACCATTGGTGACGGAGTTCGATCTCTGA
- a CDS encoding RluA family pseudouridine synthase: MINPPVLARIPIVFEDGEALVVDKPAGLPVDPPRNGGTCLADYYEGLKLGFHRAPVAVHRLDTDTSGCLLLARNPKAVKRFARAFEERLVSKRYLGIIGGELAESEGTIDIPLAKISSAEKGWRMVRDVDGKPSVTHWKVLAVEGGNSLIEFRPETGRTHQIRIHAEAGLGVPLLGDPVYGPVHGENAGARRTMLHAAAITVERSGKPAIEGIAPMPADFLAFGFSDG, from the coding sequence ATGATTAATCCCCCCGTCCTTGCCCGCATACCAATCGTGTTCGAAGATGGCGAAGCCTTGGTGGTCGACAAGCCAGCTGGATTGCCAGTTGACCCTCCGCGCAATGGCGGCACCTGTTTGGCTGATTATTATGAAGGGTTGAAGCTCGGTTTCCACCGTGCACCAGTTGCCGTCCACCGGCTGGATACTGACACCTCCGGCTGCTTGCTCCTCGCGCGCAACCCCAAGGCAGTTAAGCGCTTTGCAAGGGCATTCGAGGAACGGCTCGTCTCAAAACGTTATCTCGGTATTATCGGCGGCGAACTGGCTGAAAGCGAGGGCACAATTGATATCCCGCTTGCCAAAATCAGCAGCGCTGAAAAGGGGTGGCGAATGGTCCGTGACGTCGATGGCAAGCCATCGGTCACCCATTGGAAAGTGCTTGCCGTTGAAGGAGGCAATTCGCTGATAGAATTCCGTCCGGAAACGGGCCGCACGCATCAAATCCGTATCCATGCCGAGGCCGGGCTTGGTGTGCCACTGCTTGGCGACCCGGTTTACGGGCCGGTCCATGGCGAAAACGCTGGAGCAAGGCGAACTATGCTGCACGCCGCAGCCATTACAGTGGAACGCAGCGGAAAACCTGCGATCGAAGGCATCGCGCCAATGCCGGCCGATTTCCTTGCATTCGGGTTTAGTGATGGATGA
- the rpmG gene encoding 50S ribosomal protein L33: protein MAKPATVKIKLVSTADTGFYYTTKKNPRNITEKMSFRKYDPVVRKHVEFKEAKIK, encoded by the coding sequence ATGGCGAAGCCAGCAACCGTCAAGATCAAGCTCGTCTCGACTGCAGACACGGGCTTCTACTACACGACCAAAAAGAACCCACGGAACATCACCGAAAAGATGTCCTTCCGCAAATATGATCCCGTCGTGCGCAAGCATGTCGAGTTCAAGGAAGCCAAAATCAAATAA
- a CDS encoding ATP-binding protein encodes MRLWPKSLLGQMLLAVALALLVAQAISATLLYRASENRREQIALNAAAFRLVAPGNERAQNGQNTDERESRRMRRQANRQRDGRLRERRLRAAQGQPPRAFRLESSPVTPLLDGEITEPRLEQQLEAILAGQGIAADDLVVIRREAKTDEFIRSNPRLLKRLADGNAMDSDLIVVGLRSPGEQQWRVARVLFPHPQKGAMQTIIAQTLLIYLLLVGLHFLLLRRITKPLAALTKRTEDFGHGISSGTPLPPEGPEDVRRLISAHNAMQSRIAALLDEKDVMLGAIGHDLKTPLAALRVRIESVENENERGKMAESIEDITQSLDDILSLARVGKSAEPAEKAQLGALVMSVAEEFEDMGQPVAAGHIEKITHPVYVTWLKRGLRNLVGNAVRYGGGAEIALLRDGDTITIRVDDNGPGIPENQIAAMLEPFTRGEASRNRDTGGAGLGLTLARAIAEQHGGTLVLANREEGGLRAEIRLPISGHSAV; translated from the coding sequence ATGCGATTGTGGCCCAAGAGCCTGCTCGGCCAAATGTTGCTCGCAGTCGCGCTTGCACTACTGGTGGCTCAGGCGATCTCTGCCACGTTACTCTATCGCGCCTCGGAAAATCGCCGAGAGCAGATTGCGCTGAATGCCGCAGCATTTCGCTTGGTGGCGCCGGGTAACGAGCGCGCCCAGAATGGCCAAAACACTGATGAGCGTGAAAGCCGAAGAATGCGCAGGCAAGCAAATCGCCAGCGTGACGGGCGCCTCCGCGAAAGACGCTTGCGTGCCGCGCAAGGGCAGCCGCCACGGGCATTCCGCCTCGAGAGCAGCCCAGTCACTCCCTTGCTTGACGGCGAAATCACCGAGCCACGGCTCGAACAGCAATTGGAAGCGATACTCGCTGGTCAAGGAATTGCCGCCGATGATTTGGTAGTAATCCGGCGCGAAGCAAAGACCGATGAGTTCATCCGTAGCAACCCGCGTTTGTTGAAGCGTTTGGCAGACGGCAACGCAATGGATTCCGACCTGATTGTCGTCGGCCTGCGCTCGCCCGGCGAACAACAATGGCGTGTTGCACGTGTTCTATTCCCCCATCCTCAAAAGGGCGCAATGCAAACGATCATTGCCCAGACCTTACTGATCTACTTGCTTCTGGTCGGACTGCATTTTCTTCTCTTGCGGCGGATTACAAAACCACTGGCGGCTTTGACCAAGCGGACCGAGGACTTTGGTCATGGCATCAGTTCAGGCACACCGCTTCCTCCCGAAGGTCCAGAAGATGTTCGGCGATTGATTTCTGCACATAATGCCATGCAATCGCGGATTGCCGCCTTGCTCGACGAAAAGGACGTCATGCTCGGTGCTATCGGACATGATCTCAAGACACCCCTGGCTGCGCTGCGTGTGCGCATCGAAAGTGTCGAAAATGAGAATGAGCGCGGCAAAATGGCGGAGTCGATTGAGGATATTACCCAGTCACTCGATGACATTCTCTCTCTTGCCCGTGTCGGAAAATCAGCCGAGCCAGCAGAAAAAGCGCAATTGGGCGCTCTGGTAATGTCTGTCGCCGAAGAATTCGAAGATATGGGCCAGCCGGTTGCTGCGGGACACATCGAAAAGATAACCCATCCCGTTTATGTCACTTGGCTCAAGCGCGGTTTACGCAATCTCGTCGGCAATGCAGTTCGGTATGGCGGCGGCGCTGAAATTGCCCTGCTGCGCGATGGCGATACGATCACAATCCGCGTCGACGATAATGGCCCCGGCATTCCGGAAAACCAGATTGCTGCCATGCTGGAACCATTCACCAGAGGGGAGGCATCGCGCAACCGTGATACTGGCGGCGCTGGACTCGGCCTGACCCTGGCCCGCGCAATTGCCGAACAGCATGGCGGAACACTCGTCCTTGCAAACCGTGAAGAGGGCGGCTTGCGCGCTGAAATCCGGTTGCCCATTAGCGGGCACAGCGCTGTTTAG
- a CDS encoding LolA family protein: MNMKTYLARKPLRAAFAGALVLGIAAPATLIAPAAPVAAAQGDLDRAVAALRGITTMKANFTETDRQGQSVKGVMTLKQPGKIRFQYQDGVPLLLVSNGKSLTWIDYGVNQVQRWPISNSPLGALLDPKRDIGKYGKLVPTSNSNVVSVEVRDKSRPEFGVITLIFTRSASSPGGLQLASWVALDSQNHRTTVRLTNHRYGIAVADKAFTYRDPRRTTRRPR; this comes from the coding sequence ATGAACATGAAGACATATCTCGCTCGCAAACCACTTCGCGCCGCATTTGCCGGTGCTCTGGTCCTTGGCATTGCCGCACCCGCTACGCTTATTGCTCCTGCGGCTCCCGTTGCCGCGGCTCAAGGCGATTTAGACAGGGCCGTGGCCGCCTTGCGCGGTATCACAACCATGAAGGCCAATTTCACGGAGACCGACCGGCAGGGGCAAAGCGTTAAGGGGGTCATGACTCTAAAGCAGCCTGGCAAAATCCGATTTCAATATCAGGACGGCGTTCCGCTGCTGCTCGTATCCAATGGTAAATCGCTGACTTGGATTGATTATGGGGTCAATCAGGTGCAGCGCTGGCCGATTAGCAATTCTCCGCTTGGCGCATTGCTCGATCCGAAACGTGATATTGGCAAATATGGCAAGTTGGTTCCAACCAGCAATTCCAACGTGGTCAGCGTTGAAGTCCGCGATAAGAGCCGCCCGGAGTTTGGTGTTATTACCCTTATTTTCACCCGCAGCGCATCTTCACCCGGCGGGCTGCAATTGGCCAGTTGGGTAGCACTCGATTCGCAAAATCACCGGACTACTGTCCGGCTGACGAATCATCGTTACGGTATTGCAGTGGCGGATAAGGCTTTCACTTATCGCGATCCGCGCCGCACCACACGTCGCCCCCGTTAA
- the pabB gene encoding aminodeoxychorismate synthase component I has translation MADRQPFVLLDDARANGAADAHLFESPQRIFIARRASEVDGILEAADNARRETGGVLAGFIAYEAGLALEPKLMELAEARAGANGPLVWLGLFDAAQTMEPSQVEQWLSDQSGGEGSAEASIGPLDPQITPGGYAAAFDSLQDAIRGGDIYQANLTFPLAGSYRGDPIALYSALRPSAMAGYGGIIFDGAHWLLSLSPELFFSLQDGAAKVKPMKGTRPRGQNEAEDAALADELANSVKDKAENLMIVDLMRNDLSRVAEAGSVQVDAPFAVESYPTVHQMVSTVRATLQDGKSATDLIRAIFPCGSITGAPKIRAMELIGEVERDARGAYCGAIGRIDATGNAAFNVAIRTLRLTPIENDQGDAVLGVGSAIVADSKAMDEWRESILKGSFVRQSSPSHTAAQFDLIETMRFDPELGIELLELHLERIKHSASELGFSFDRHSARNQIHALCFELERPAKVRLLAARSGAISLTTSDLPAANPDIFECIALPIPVDPGDWRLRHKTTDRGFYQDALAVADVEGAREAILVHDDGRITEGSWSNVFVERGGILLTPPAALGLLPGVYRRSLLECGKAREDDLKLNDLENGFLLGNAVRGLIPGRLKP, from the coding sequence ATGGCCGACCGGCAACCCTTTGTCCTGCTTGATGATGCACGCGCAAACGGCGCGGCAGATGCGCATTTGTTCGAGAGTCCGCAGCGGATTTTTATTGCGCGGCGGGCATCCGAGGTAGACGGGATTCTCGAAGCGGCGGACAACGCACGCCGCGAAACAGGCGGCGTATTGGCAGGTTTTATTGCCTATGAGGCCGGATTGGCGCTTGAACCCAAATTGATGGAACTGGCCGAAGCGCGCGCAGGGGCAAACGGGCCGCTTGTTTGGCTTGGCTTGTTCGATGCGGCGCAAACCATGGAACCATCGCAGGTCGAACAATGGCTGTCAGATCAATCGGGCGGAGAGGGCTCTGCCGAGGCTTCAATCGGGCCGCTTGATCCGCAAATTACGCCGGGCGGGTATGCCGCGGCTTTTGACTCGCTGCAGGATGCCATTCGCGGCGGCGACATCTATCAGGCCAATCTGACTTTCCCATTGGCTGGCTCCTATCGCGGGGATCCAATTGCGCTTTATTCCGCGCTGCGCCCCTCTGCCATGGCCGGATATGGCGGGATCATCTTCGACGGGGCCCATTGGCTGCTCAGCCTGTCGCCCGAATTGTTTTTCTCGCTCCAAGATGGCGCGGCTAAGGTCAAGCCGATGAAGGGCACTCGGCCGCGCGGGCAGAATGAGGCCGAAGATGCTGCATTGGCAGACGAATTGGCTAATTCGGTTAAAGACAAAGCCGAAAATTTGATGATCGTCGATTTGATGCGCAACGATCTGTCGCGCGTTGCCGAGGCCGGTAGCGTCCAAGTCGATGCGCCGTTCGCGGTCGAAAGTTACCCCACGGTGCACCAGATGGTATCAACCGTGCGTGCCACTTTGCAAGATGGCAAAAGTGCAACCGATTTGATCCGAGCAATCTTCCCCTGCGGCTCGATTACCGGAGCGCCCAAAATCCGCGCAATGGAATTGATTGGCGAGGTAGAGCGCGATGCAAGGGGTGCATATTGCGGCGCGATTGGCCGGATTGATGCGACCGGAAATGCCGCATTTAACGTGGCGATTCGGACCTTGCGGCTGACGCCAATCGAAAATGATCAAGGCGATGCGGTGCTTGGTGTCGGATCGGCGATTGTTGCGGACAGCAAAGCAATGGATGAATGGCGCGAATCAATATTGAAAGGCAGCTTTGTCCGGCAAAGTTCCCCGTCCCATACTGCCGCCCAATTTGATTTGATTGAAACGATGCGGTTCGACCCTGAACTGGGCATTGAGCTGCTCGAACTGCATCTCGAACGTATCAAGCACAGCGCATCCGAACTCGGATTTTCGTTTGACCGGCATTCGGCGCGCAACCAGATTCATGCGCTTTGTTTCGAGCTTGAGCGTCCGGCCAAGGTCCGCTTACTTGCTGCCCGCAGCGGAGCCATTTCGCTGACAACATCCGATTTACCGGCCGCCAATCCCGATATTTTCGAATGCATCGCATTGCCGATACCGGTTGACCCGGGCGATTGGCGATTGCGTCACAAAACCACCGACCGGGGTTTTTATCAGGACGCCTTGGCCGTGGCAGATGTGGAAGGCGCGCGGGAGGCCATTCTTGTGCATGATGATGGCCGGATCACCGAAGGCAGCTGGAGCAATGTTTTTGTCGAGAGGGGCGGAATCTTGCTGACCCCGCCCGCCGCGCTCGGCTTGCTGCCAGGGGTTTATCGCCGCTCGCTGCTGGAATGTGGTAAAGCGCGCGAAGATGATTTGAAATTGAACGATCTTGAAAATGGCTTCCTGCTGGGAAATGCAGTGCGCGGCCTCATCCCTGGAAGACTGAAGCCATGA
- a CDS encoding GNAT family N-acetyltransferase: MTAITIRPEEPRDYKAIYTLTEAAFRDMPFSDGDEQDLIDTLRADGDLALSLVAETASGLAGHIAFSRVSISDGTPNWYDLGPVSVTPELQRQSIGAQLIERGIADLRAAGACGIVLLGNPDYYGRFGFQHDPALSYPGPPPQYFQRLVLEGGTPQGVVTYPPAFGSG; encoded by the coding sequence ATGACTGCAATCACCATCCGTCCCGAGGAACCAAGGGACTACAAGGCGATCTATACACTAACCGAAGCGGCATTTCGCGATATGCCGTTTAGCGATGGCGACGAGCAAGACCTGATCGACACTCTGCGCGCCGATGGCGATCTTGCGCTGTCCTTAGTCGCAGAGACAGCGTCGGGCCTCGCTGGACACATCGCTTTTTCCCGGGTGTCGATCAGCGATGGCACTCCGAATTGGTACGACCTTGGGCCGGTTTCGGTAACGCCCGAATTGCAGAGGCAATCAATCGGTGCTCAGTTGATCGAGCGCGGGATTGCGGATCTTCGTGCAGCAGGAGCGTGCGGCATCGTTCTGTTGGGAAACCCTGATTATTATGGCCGATTTGGGTTCCAACATGATCCCGCATTGTCCTATCCCGGACCGCCGCCGCAATATTTCCAGCGACTGGTTTTGGAAGGCGGGACACCGCAAGGCGTGGTCACCTATCCTCCGGCATTCGGCTCGGGCTAA
- a CDS encoding helicase HerA-like domain-containing protein, whose translation MGTIFLGLGANGENQSLDLGRSNRHGLIAGATGTGKTVTLQGLAESFSANGVPVFVADVKGDLAGISMPGSSTFKHADKLEGRAKELGMDDYAYSDNPAIFWDLYGEQGHPIRTTVSEMGPLLLARLLDLNDTQEGVLQIVFRYADENGLLLLNFEDLQSMLMYASQNAKELSSKYGNVSKQSVGAIQRQLLSFESQGADKFFGEPALEIDDFIQTDEQGRGYINVLAADKLMRSPKLYATFLLWLLAELFETLPEVGDPEKPKLVFFFDEAHLLFDDVPKALEDKIEQVVRLIRSKGVGVFFVTQNPVDIPEEVAGQLGNRVQHALRAFTPKDQKAIKAAADTFRINPDLDVAEAITELRVGEALVSTLMDDGAPSIVQRTLIKPPRSRLGPITAKERAIIKSISPVDGKYDTEVDRDSAEEVLLAKAADAAETAKEVEEKGEAEVGKRPRKTQSMWEKAGKAATSAVASSAATVLAAKLTGRKSRSDPTTRGVTAAVGSIATSLGGGMMGQFARNLIGGLMR comes from the coding sequence ATGGGTACGATTTTTCTTGGGCTTGGCGCCAATGGCGAAAACCAGTCGCTCGATTTGGGCCGTTCAAACCGGCACGGCCTCATTGCGGGGGCAACCGGCACGGGTAAGACCGTAACGCTTCAGGGCCTTGCCGAAAGCTTCTCTGCCAATGGCGTTCCGGTGTTTGTCGCCGATGTGAAGGGTGATCTGGCGGGTATTTCAATGCCCGGTTCGTCCACCTTCAAACATGCCGACAAACTTGAGGGACGCGCCAAAGAATTGGGTATGGATGATTATGCGTACTCCGACAATCCGGCAATCTTCTGGGACCTTTACGGCGAACAAGGTCACCCGATCCGCACCACTGTAAGCGAGATGGGGCCGCTGTTGCTCGCCCGGCTATTGGACTTGAATGACACGCAAGAAGGCGTGTTGCAGATCGTGTTCCGCTATGCTGACGAAAACGGTTTGTTGCTTCTGAACTTTGAAGATCTGCAATCTATGCTGATGTATGCGTCGCAAAACGCGAAGGAACTATCGTCCAAATATGGCAATGTCAGCAAGCAAAGCGTTGGCGCGATCCAGCGCCAATTGCTGAGTTTCGAGAGCCAGGGCGCTGACAAATTCTTTGGCGAGCCAGCGCTTGAAATCGACGATTTCATCCAAACAGACGAACAAGGCCGCGGTTATATCAATGTGCTGGCAGCCGATAAATTGATGCGCAGCCCAAAACTGTATGCGACATTCCTGCTATGGCTGCTCGCCGAATTGTTCGAAACACTGCCTGAAGTGGGCGATCCGGAAAAACCCAAGCTGGTATTCTTCTTCGATGAAGCACATTTGCTGTTCGATGATGTGCCGAAGGCGCTGGAAGACAAGATCGAGCAGGTCGTACGGCTCATCCGGTCCAAAGGTGTCGGTGTGTTTTTTGTGACGCAGAACCCGGTCGATATTCCCGAAGAAGTTGCAGGCCAGTTGGGTAACCGCGTGCAGCATGCGCTGCGGGCCTTCACGCCAAAGGATCAAAAAGCCATCAAGGCCGCCGCCGATACATTCCGGATCAATCCGGACCTCGATGTTGCCGAAGCCATTACCGAGTTACGCGTGGGTGAGGCTCTCGTTTCGACTCTGATGGACGATGGAGCCCCGTCAATTGTCCAGCGCACCCTGATCAAACCACCGCGCAGCCGGCTTGGCCCGATAACCGCGAAAGAACGGGCAATCATAAAATCGATTAGCCCGGTAGACGGCAAATATGACACCGAAGTTGACCGCGATAGCGCCGAAGAGGTGTTGCTCGCAAAAGCCGCAGATGCGGCTGAAACCGCCAAAGAGGTCGAGGAGAAGGGTGAGGCAGAAGTGGGCAAACGCCCGCGTAAAACCCAGTCGATGTGGGAGAAAGCGGGCAAGGCCGCTACGTCAGCTGTTGCAAGTTCTGCGGCTACAGTGCTGGCTGCGAAGTTGACCGGCCGCAAATCCCGTTCTGACCCGACCACACGCGGTGTTACTGCTGCGGTCGGTTCGATCGCAACCAGTCTGGGCGGCGGAATGATGGGGCAGTTCGCCCGTAATCTAATTGGCGGGCTGATGCGCTAA